Proteins from a genomic interval of Microbacterium phyllosphaerae:
- a CDS encoding CHAT domain-containing protein, which yields MPLSARELHQRGVDAANSRRFAQARRALAAASARTDDDDLRARIDGTLAYVLAQTGEPAEAERLSREALARPGLSAETIALANGQLGTLLMHGGRLDEADVFLTKAIDGLDEGSIQSANLLMSRSIVSMQRHRLDDCTADLQRAITAYEAHDQQEPLAEARHNLGYAALLGGDLVAALGLMTSSRPILAATSDLAAAISDLDRAEVLRDAGLTTEAEELLGAVATQFGAQRMRQARGEAEFHLARSLLRHDAPAAERAASTASRRFAALGSEGWAARAEAVRLEARLRARPTTPPVADEFARTAEALTRGGFRTEAVALSLTARLADGGRMPRLTADAPTPLRLRAHEVRAARASAAGRHTEARRAAAEGLDLLTAWQQSFGALDLQASVAMHGTELMFTGLAAAARAHDPEVLFDWSERARHLSQQVAPVRPPHDADLSSDLAELRMLRADLAGSDWTTDARVRELRDRVRDRQWSSTGAGGSRERLGLLETQARLDDETAILAYVFTREELLCVVVTASGSSIVELSLPRIEAALDGLRADLDVAALTHAGPMASVVQRSLDERLRLLDDALLAPARAAAGGTVRLALTVPGILGGIPWAMLPGMRRTPFTIATSVSRLLGDSGQRTTSQSASTAGFAAGPRVARADEEVRRAASAWSSARVVTGDEARVSAVTELAAQVDVLHIAAHGRHAVDNPLFSGFELADGTLFGYDVDLIPHAPDTVILSACELGRSSVRWGEEALGMTRVWLHAGTRCVIAAPVVVADDVACELLGSVHTQLARGVAPAVALAAASESTGLTAPFQCHGSGL from the coding sequence ATGCCCCTGTCTGCGCGCGAGCTGCACCAGCGCGGCGTCGACGCGGCCAACTCCCGGCGGTTCGCGCAGGCGCGGCGTGCGCTGGCTGCGGCATCCGCCCGCACGGATGACGACGACCTGCGCGCCCGCATCGACGGCACCCTGGCGTACGTGCTCGCCCAGACGGGTGAACCAGCCGAGGCCGAGCGGCTGTCGCGCGAGGCACTGGCACGACCCGGGCTCAGCGCCGAGACCATCGCCCTCGCGAACGGGCAGCTCGGCACCCTGCTCATGCACGGCGGCCGACTCGATGAGGCCGACGTGTTCCTGACGAAGGCGATCGACGGCCTCGACGAGGGGTCGATCCAGAGCGCGAACCTGCTGATGAGCCGGTCGATCGTCAGCATGCAGCGGCATCGCCTCGACGACTGCACCGCCGATCTGCAGCGCGCGATCACCGCCTACGAGGCGCACGACCAACAGGAACCGCTCGCCGAAGCCCGCCACAATCTCGGCTATGCGGCCCTGCTCGGCGGCGACCTCGTCGCGGCGCTGGGGCTCATGACGAGCTCGCGACCGATCCTCGCGGCCACCAGCGACCTCGCCGCAGCGATCAGCGACCTCGACCGGGCCGAGGTACTGCGCGATGCGGGTCTCACGACCGAGGCCGAGGAACTGCTCGGCGCGGTCGCCACGCAGTTCGGCGCGCAGCGGATGCGGCAGGCGCGCGGCGAAGCCGAGTTCCACCTCGCCCGGTCCCTGCTCCGGCATGACGCCCCCGCCGCGGAGCGCGCCGCCTCGACAGCGTCGCGCCGATTCGCCGCCCTGGGCAGCGAAGGCTGGGCCGCTCGTGCCGAGGCCGTGCGTCTCGAGGCCCGACTGCGCGCCCGCCCGACGACGCCACCCGTCGCCGACGAGTTCGCCCGCACCGCGGAAGCGCTAACCCGGGGCGGGTTCCGCACCGAGGCCGTCGCCCTGTCGCTCACGGCACGTCTCGCCGACGGAGGACGGATGCCTCGGCTCACCGCCGACGCACCGACGCCGCTCCGGCTGCGGGCCCACGAGGTGCGCGCCGCACGAGCATCCGCTGCGGGGCGTCACACCGAGGCCCGCCGCGCCGCCGCCGAGGGCCTCGACCTGCTCACCGCCTGGCAGCAGTCGTTCGGCGCCCTCGACCTGCAGGCATCCGTCGCGATGCACGGCACCGAGCTGATGTTCACGGGGCTCGCAGCCGCGGCCCGTGCGCACGACCCCGAGGTGCTGTTCGACTGGTCGGAGCGCGCCAGACACCTGAGCCAGCAGGTCGCTCCCGTGCGTCCCCCGCACGACGCGGACCTGTCGTCCGACCTGGCCGAACTGCGGATGCTCCGCGCCGACCTCGCGGGTTCGGATTGGACGACCGATGCGCGCGTGCGCGAGCTGCGCGACCGGGTGCGCGACCGGCAGTGGTCGTCGACCGGGGCCGGTGGCAGCCGTGAACGTCTGGGTCTGCTCGAGACCCAGGCGCGTCTCGATGACGAGACAGCGATCCTCGCCTACGTGTTCACCCGAGAAGAGCTGCTGTGCGTCGTGGTGACGGCATCCGGCTCGTCGATCGTCGAGCTGTCGCTGCCGCGCATCGAGGCCGCACTCGACGGCCTCCGCGCCGATCTCGATGTCGCGGCTCTCACGCATGCCGGCCCGATGGCGTCGGTCGTGCAGCGGTCGCTCGATGAGAGGCTGCGCCTGCTCGACGACGCCCTCCTCGCGCCGGCGCGGGCTGCGGCAGGTGGGACGGTTCGTCTCGCGCTCACCGTGCCCGGCATCCTCGGCGGCATCCCCTGGGCGATGCTCCCCGGCATGCGCAGAACACCCTTCACGATCGCCACCTCGGTGTCGCGCCTGCTCGGCGACTCGGGTCAGCGCACGACGTCGCAGAGTGCATCCACCGCCGGTTTCGCCGCCGGCCCCCGCGTGGCTCGTGCCGACGAGGAGGTGCGCCGAGCGGCGTCGGCCTGGAGCAGCGCGCGGGTCGTGACGGGCGACGAGGCCCGCGTCTCGGCCGTGACCGAGCTCGCCGCGCAGGTCGACGTGCTGCACATCGCCGCGCACGGCCGCCATGCCGTCGACAATCCCCTCTTCTCGGGCTTCGAGCTCGCCGACGGCACCCTGTTCGGCTACGACGTCGACCTGATCCCGCACGCGCCCGACACCGTCATCCTGTCGGCGTGCGAGTTGGGTCGTTCCTCCGTCCGCTGGGGCGAGGAGGCGCTCGGCATGACGCGGGTCTGGCTGCACGCGGGCACGCGGTGCGTGATCGCGGCCCCCGTCGTCGTGGCGGACGACGTCGCCTGCGAGCTGCTCGGATCCGTGCACACCCAGCTCGCCAGGGGCGTCGCTCCCGCGGTCGCGCTGGCCGCAGCATCCGAATCCACCGGGCTCACTGCCCCGTTCCAGTGCCACGGAAGCGGCCTCTGA
- a CDS encoding S8 family peptidase, which produces MEQPKGWSWQDRAEGSIRRGTALDPSVEPVDGVRAFPTAYLQERLLITQDQIDNGQEAYDREIRALREAAGSFGWNLDIESPGAVRSADQLVPGVPGFLRAHLTTPDEPTRGESPVPPDAWRVLQRARRSTGTPMPRTSLEHVLSIDPVGLNPFSRTNPFSRTNPFSRTNPVRGAGGAGGSDDYLEPGRGARQPVAWLGPSPQRTSAPRRGRRPVVAVLDTGCGVHDWLPDDIVTRHIELDGVPVGLTDDADPERYPDLYGQLDGEIDAVAGHGTFIAGIIRQTAPEADILSIRMAGALGVIDESTFLTTVAQVVELLRRHRENPKTGHPIDVLNLSLGYYHETPVDGQFSTTLNALLTKARELGCVVVCSAGNDAIDRPSFPASLWPWPGADNGIPRDKDAPHVSVGALNPSARSVALFSNVGPWVQVYAPGAAVVSTSPAFVGGEQAMTRADVDGLRRETIDPDDYRGGFAIWSGTSFAAPYVAGRIAAQLGTVPPQGVTADAAAKAVAAVLKTLPSPVERG; this is translated from the coding sequence ATGGAGCAGCCCAAGGGGTGGAGCTGGCAGGACCGAGCGGAAGGATCGATCCGTCGAGGGACGGCGCTGGATCCGTCGGTCGAGCCGGTCGACGGCGTCCGTGCGTTCCCGACCGCGTATCTGCAGGAGCGTCTGCTGATCACGCAGGACCAGATCGACAACGGGCAGGAGGCCTACGACCGGGAGATCCGCGCGCTCCGGGAGGCGGCCGGGTCGTTCGGCTGGAATCTCGACATCGAGTCGCCCGGCGCGGTGCGCTCCGCCGACCAGCTGGTGCCCGGAGTGCCCGGGTTCCTCCGCGCGCACCTCACGACGCCCGACGAGCCGACACGCGGCGAGTCCCCCGTGCCCCCGGATGCCTGGCGCGTGCTGCAGCGCGCTCGACGCAGCACGGGAACCCCGATGCCGAGGACCAGCCTCGAGCACGTGCTGTCGATCGACCCTGTCGGGCTCAATCCCTTCAGCCGCACGAATCCCTTCAGCCGCACCAACCCGTTCAGCCGCACCAACCCGGTGCGGGGCGCGGGAGGCGCCGGTGGCAGCGACGACTACCTCGAACCAGGACGCGGCGCGCGTCAGCCGGTCGCCTGGCTCGGCCCCTCCCCTCAGCGCACTTCCGCTCCGAGGCGTGGTCGTCGCCCGGTCGTGGCGGTGCTCGACACCGGATGCGGCGTACACGACTGGCTGCCCGACGACATCGTCACTCGGCACATCGAGCTCGACGGGGTGCCGGTCGGACTCACCGACGACGCCGACCCCGAGCGCTACCCCGATCTCTACGGGCAGCTCGACGGGGAGATCGACGCGGTCGCCGGGCACGGCACGTTCATCGCCGGCATCATCCGGCAGACGGCGCCGGAGGCCGACATCCTCTCGATCCGCATGGCCGGAGCACTCGGGGTGATCGACGAGAGCACGTTCCTCACCACCGTCGCCCAGGTCGTCGAACTGCTGCGCCGGCACCGCGAGAACCCGAAGACGGGGCATCCGATCGACGTGCTCAACCTGTCGCTCGGGTACTACCACGAGACCCCGGTCGACGGTCAGTTCAGCACGACGCTCAACGCCCTGCTCACCAAGGCACGCGAGCTCGGCTGCGTGGTCGTGTGCTCGGCGGGCAACGACGCGATCGACCGGCCGTCGTTCCCGGCATCCCTCTGGCCCTGGCCGGGTGCCGACAACGGCATCCCGCGCGACAAGGACGCCCCGCACGTCTCGGTCGGCGCACTGAACCCCTCGGCGCGCTCGGTCGCGCTCTTCTCGAACGTCGGTCCGTGGGTGCAGGTATATGCGCCCGGGGCGGCCGTGGTCAGCACCTCGCCGGCGTTCGTCGGCGGCGAGCAGGCGATGACGAGAGCAGACGTCGACGGTCTGCGCCGCGAGACGATCGATCCCGATGACTACCGTGGCGGTTTCGCGATCTGGAGCGGCACGTCGTTCGCGGCACCGTACGTCGCCGGTCGCATCGCCGCACAGCTCGGCACGGTGCCTCCGCAGGGCGTGACGGCGGATGCCGCGGCCAAGGCCGTCGCCGCCGTGCTCAAGACACTGCCGTCACCGGTCGAGCGGGGGTAG
- a CDS encoding GyrI-like domain-containing protein: protein MVVADPGWVDADAGCRCRRQRPRLGRCRCLCVGSAAANTLREETTISALEISEKPLPYVRLATLTESVSTQPEVAPVVGPLFDRVADALLASGATLGLPIAEYDMDRHGVRITVGFTYDGPAIEGLVIVELPAVESAFSATHHGSMATIDDSWRAVNDAITERGVTAVGPCREVYLQSESEDQADWITELQQPVSAN from the coding sequence ATGGTGGTCGCGGATCCCGGATGGGTTGATGCCGATGCCGGATGCCGATGCCGGCGCCAGCGGCCGCGCCTTGGCCGATGTCGGTGTCTGTGCGTAGGATCGGCGGCAGCGAACACCCTACGTGAGGAGACGACGATTTCAGCCCTGGAGATCAGCGAGAAGCCTCTGCCCTATGTCCGCCTCGCGACGCTGACCGAGAGCGTGTCGACGCAGCCTGAGGTCGCCCCCGTCGTCGGGCCGCTGTTCGACCGGGTGGCCGACGCACTGCTGGCATCCGGGGCGACCCTGGGTCTGCCGATCGCCGAGTACGACATGGACCGGCACGGCGTGCGCATCACGGTGGGCTTCACCTATGACGGCCCCGCGATCGAGGGCCTTGTGATCGTGGAGCTGCCCGCCGTGGAGTCGGCTTTCAGCGCCACCCATCACGGGTCCATGGCGACCATCGACGACAGCTGGCGGGCGGTGAACGACGCGATCACCGAGCGGGGAGTCACTGCGGTGGGACCATGCCGCGAGGTCTATCTGCAGTCGGAATCCGAAGACCAGGCCGACTGGATCACCGAACTGCAGCAGCCGGTCTCCGCGAACTGA
- a CDS encoding DeoR/GlpR family DNA-binding transcription regulator — MKRAARLNAILDLLAADGEVNVDELVERFGASAATTRRDLDSLAEQRLLTRTHGGAVAHSVAYELPIRYKSHQRSQQKESIAQAAAALVAPGMVVGLSGGTTTTAIAAALAARDDLAAGPGITVVTNAVNIAAQLATRPDIKVVVTGGVIHSRSYELVGPFVEQLLRGVRLDIAFIGVNGMDADAGATTQDEREAAVNRMMAERARRAVVVTDSSKLGTVAFAAVGGAELFPVLLTDDGADAASLAGLRAAGYEVLTA, encoded by the coding sequence ATGAAGCGCGCCGCTCGCCTGAACGCGATCCTCGACCTGCTCGCCGCCGACGGCGAGGTCAACGTCGACGAGCTCGTCGAGCGGTTCGGTGCCTCGGCTGCCACCACCCGCCGCGACCTCGACTCGCTCGCCGAGCAGCGCCTGCTCACCCGCACGCACGGCGGCGCGGTCGCCCACTCCGTCGCCTACGAACTGCCGATCCGCTACAAGAGCCATCAGCGGTCGCAGCAGAAGGAGAGCATCGCACAGGCCGCCGCCGCACTCGTCGCCCCCGGCATGGTCGTCGGGCTCTCGGGCGGAACGACGACCACGGCGATCGCCGCGGCGCTCGCCGCGAGGGATGACCTCGCGGCCGGCCCCGGCATCACGGTCGTCACCAACGCGGTGAACATCGCCGCCCAGCTCGCGACCCGCCCCGACATCAAAGTGGTGGTCACCGGAGGCGTGATCCACTCGCGCAGCTACGAGCTCGTCGGCCCGTTCGTCGAGCAGCTGCTGCGAGGAGTGCGTCTCGACATCGCCTTCATCGGTGTCAACGGAATGGATGCCGACGCCGGCGCCACCACCCAGGATGAGCGGGAGGCGGCCGTGAACCGCATGATGGCCGAGCGGGCCCGCCGGGCGGTGGTCGTCACCGACAGCAGCAAGCTCGGCACGGTCGCGTTCGCAGCCGTCGGCGGTGCGGAGCTGTTCCCCGTTCTCCTCACCGACGACGGCGCGGACGCCGCCTCGCTCGCCGGCCTGCGCGCAGCCGGCTACGAGGTGCTGACCGCCTGA
- a CDS encoding 1-phosphofructokinase family hexose kinase, translated as MILTVTPNPALDLTWHVDRLTLGETHRADAGAARAGGKGLNVARVAHAQGASVLAVSTAGGRAGVELAAELGASGVPHRLVPVVGATRQSIAIVDRELGDTTIVNERGVNPTDPEWAALLGEVVDALPGAQVLVISGSLPPGAPETLLPLLIGTARDAGVPVIVDTSGPALLLAADAGASVVKPNAAELVEATGLADPIEGARSLLERGVEMVLLSLGAEGMLAVTASEVLHARLDAPLAGNPTGAGDAGVAACAVLFADGIRDPETILRRATAWSAAAVLMPLAGEISDEWVALQQRLVVGPFIPTVREERL; from the coding sequence ATGATCCTCACCGTCACCCCCAACCCGGCGCTCGATCTCACCTGGCACGTCGATCGGCTCACCCTCGGCGAGACGCATCGAGCGGATGCCGGTGCGGCCCGTGCGGGCGGCAAGGGCCTCAACGTCGCGCGCGTCGCGCACGCCCAGGGCGCCTCGGTGCTCGCCGTCTCGACGGCCGGCGGTCGCGCCGGGGTGGAACTCGCCGCCGAGCTCGGGGCCAGTGGAGTGCCGCATCGGCTCGTGCCGGTGGTCGGTGCCACGAGGCAGAGCATCGCGATCGTCGACCGAGAGCTCGGCGACACCACGATCGTGAACGAGCGCGGTGTGAACCCCACCGATCCTGAGTGGGCGGCGCTGCTCGGCGAGGTCGTCGATGCCCTTCCCGGCGCGCAGGTGCTGGTGATCTCCGGCAGTCTGCCGCCGGGTGCTCCTGAGACGCTGCTGCCTCTGCTGATCGGCACGGCGCGGGATGCAGGTGTTCCCGTGATCGTCGACACCTCGGGCCCCGCTCTGCTGCTCGCGGCGGATGCAGGAGCATCCGTCGTCAAGCCGAACGCCGCCGAACTCGTCGAGGCGACGGGCCTCGCCGACCCCATCGAGGGTGCTCGGTCGCTCCTCGAGCGCGGGGTCGAGATGGTGCTGCTGTCGCTCGGCGCCGAGGGCATGCTCGCGGTCACGGCATCCGAGGTGCTGCACGCGCGCCTCGATGCCCCTCTCGCCGGCAACCCGACCGGTGCCGGCGATGCCGGAGTGGCTGCCTGCGCGGTGCTCTTCGCCGACGGCATCCGAGACCCCGAGACGATCCTCCGCCGAGCGACCGCCTGGTCGGCCGCCGCCGTGCTCATGCCGCTCGCCGGCGAGATCTCCGATGAGTGGGTCGCGCTCCAACAGCGCCTCGTCGTCGGCCCCTTCATCCCCACCGTTCGAGAGGAACGTCTGTGA
- a CDS encoding winged helix-turn-helix domain-containing protein yields the protein MAEAKKDDDQVWMTSAMLKAYAHPLRRRMIRLFSRREHLRAADVAADLDVPANSASFHLRVLADAGLIEEAPEHARDRRDRVWKSRRGSFNVGDPEHPVPDEALGTAMVRSVADDHQDMLSRVIAWTPEYLSGRATEMHAAFSQRIVRLTEAEFEAVMDRVQEVITEAVDAHDKDDPAGRPWQIDVLAADDTI from the coding sequence ATGGCGGAGGCGAAGAAGGACGACGATCAGGTCTGGATGACGTCGGCGATGCTCAAGGCGTACGCCCACCCGCTGCGTCGTCGGATGATCCGTCTGTTCTCGCGTCGCGAGCACCTGCGTGCGGCCGACGTCGCTGCCGACCTCGACGTGCCGGCCAACAGCGCGAGCTTCCACCTGCGGGTCCTGGCTGACGCGGGCCTCATCGAGGAGGCTCCCGAGCATGCACGCGACCGTCGAGACCGCGTCTGGAAGTCGCGCAGGGGATCCTTCAATGTCGGAGACCCCGAGCATCCCGTGCCGGACGAGGCCCTGGGCACCGCCATGGTCCGCTCGGTCGCCGACGACCATCAGGACATGCTGAGCCGCGTGATCGCCTGGACGCCCGAGTACCTCTCTGGTCGGGCGACCGAGATGCATGCCGCGTTCTCGCAGCGCATCGTGCGCCTCACCGAGGCCGAGTTCGAAGCCGTGATGGACCGCGTGCAGGAGGTCATCACCGAGGCGGTCGATGCCCACGACAAGGATGACCCGGCCGGACGACCGTGGCAGATCGACGTCCTCGCCGCCGACGACACCATCTGA
- a CDS encoding MFS transporter, with the protein MATVTEPHRLWRNTRYLTWLVSDTSKGLAAALFAFAIPLLALIVTNDPAQAGIIGGAGMVARLLLTLAGGILADRHRRILLMLIGSLIGILLAGAFTLLALGGALTFATLLIADVLLAARSGLFDVAGESAIKEIVPDEAMGRAQAANQGRDAAIQLAGGPLGGLLLGVGGWLVGAVMTLCHAVAAVTAWMLQREMRRTGIVDTGADAVAAGARPENGEIGDERVTAGLAVDPADGLGLPVDTAQDAGARGKTSAWAELREGFTWLLSRPDLGGVLLIITVINLGFNAAITTTIYALQQDGYSELLIGSLSAAVGGVMLVGAVVAPTLVPRIRAGVIAISGLSVVAIGTIVLSMVTEPWAIVVVLGASVLLLPALNAGMMGYFMVATPTELLGRANSAAGVLGMGALPLAPLIAGFGLTWIGREWTILVCAALCVVAVALALGNRALRALPVESRWAEHARQYENA; encoded by the coding sequence ATGGCGACCGTGACCGAGCCCCACCGTCTGTGGCGCAACACCCGATACCTGACCTGGCTCGTGAGCGACACGAGCAAGGGGCTCGCGGCTGCGCTGTTCGCGTTCGCGATCCCCCTGCTCGCGCTGATCGTCACGAACGACCCCGCGCAGGCCGGCATCATCGGCGGCGCGGGCATGGTCGCCCGCCTGCTGCTCACGCTCGCCGGCGGCATCCTCGCCGATCGCCATCGGCGCATCCTCCTGATGCTGATCGGCTCGCTCATCGGCATCCTGCTCGCGGGCGCATTCACCCTGTTGGCGCTCGGCGGCGCACTCACCTTCGCCACGCTCCTCATCGCCGACGTGCTGCTGGCCGCGCGCAGCGGACTCTTCGACGTCGCCGGCGAGAGTGCGATCAAGGAGATCGTCCCCGACGAGGCGATGGGCAGGGCGCAAGCCGCGAACCAGGGCCGCGATGCCGCCATCCAGCTCGCCGGCGGCCCCCTCGGAGGCCTGCTGCTCGGTGTCGGCGGATGGCTGGTCGGCGCGGTCATGACGCTCTGCCATGCGGTCGCGGCGGTGACGGCGTGGATGCTGCAGCGCGAGATGCGCCGCACCGGGATCGTCGACACAGGAGCGGATGCTGTCGCTGCGGGTGCCCGCCCGGAGAACGGAGAGATCGGCGACGAGCGTGTCACCGCGGGGCTCGCCGTGGATCCGGCAGACGGCCTGGGTCTTCCCGTCGACACGGCCCAGGATGCCGGCGCACGAGGCAAGACCAGCGCCTGGGCCGAGCTGCGCGAAGGGTTCACCTGGCTTCTGTCCCGCCCCGACCTGGGCGGCGTGCTGCTCATCATCACGGTCATCAACCTGGGCTTCAACGCCGCGATCACGACCACGATCTACGCGCTGCAGCAGGACGGCTACTCCGAACTCCTCATCGGTTCACTCAGCGCCGCAGTCGGTGGCGTGATGCTCGTGGGAGCGGTCGTCGCCCCGACGCTCGTGCCCCGCATCCGCGCCGGCGTGATCGCGATCAGCGGACTCTCGGTCGTGGCCATCGGCACGATCGTGCTCTCGATGGTCACCGAACCGTGGGCGATCGTGGTCGTGCTCGGTGCGTCGGTGCTCCTGCTTCCGGCACTCAACGCGGGGATGATGGGCTACTTCATGGTCGCGACGCCGACCGAGCTGCTCGGTCGGGCGAACAGCGCGGCCGGCGTCCTGGGCATGGGTGCCCTGCCGCTCGCACCGCTGATCGCCGGCTTCGGCCTCACCTGGATCGGCCGCGAGTGGACCATCCTCGTCTGCGCGGCGCTCTGCGTCGTCGCGGTCGCGCTCGCGCTCGGCAACCGCGCATTGCGCGCCCTGCCGGTCGAGTCGCGCTGGGCCGAGCACGCGCGGCAGTACGAGAACGCCTGA
- a CDS encoding RNA polymerase sigma factor encodes MIDGAPDGAALDPAPDDGAARWRRAADFFDAWRDGDSRAMDDLVRLMTPVLWHVVRAYGLERTLAEDVIQTTWLQLVRGHLSIADPKAVSAWLTTTARREAWRAGKAHNRLDTTEADALDALLPEQASAEEHAAAGEENRRLWSAVQRLAERCQRLLRVIAFEERPDYARLAADLGMAVGSIGPTRQRCLAKLRDLLAAPTPRTGGTS; translated from the coding sequence ATGATCGACGGCGCACCCGACGGCGCCGCCCTCGATCCTGCACCGGACGACGGCGCGGCACGCTGGAGGCGAGCCGCCGACTTCTTCGACGCATGGCGAGACGGCGACAGCCGCGCGATGGACGACCTCGTGCGGCTGATGACGCCTGTGCTCTGGCATGTCGTGCGCGCCTACGGTCTCGAGCGCACACTCGCCGAAGACGTCATCCAGACGACCTGGCTGCAGCTGGTGCGCGGACACCTATCGATCGCCGATCCGAAGGCCGTTTCAGCCTGGCTGACGACCACCGCGCGCCGCGAGGCCTGGCGGGCGGGCAAGGCGCACAACCGACTCGACACGACAGAGGCGGATGCTCTCGACGCACTGCTCCCCGAGCAGGCATCTGCCGAAGAGCACGCCGCCGCCGGCGAGGAGAACCGCCGACTCTGGTCTGCCGTGCAGCGCCTCGCCGAGAGGTGTCAGCGCCTGCTGCGCGTGATCGCCTTCGAGGAGCGACCGGACTACGCCCGACTCGCCGCCGACCTCGGAATGGCCGTGGGCAGCATCGGTCCGACGAGGCAGCGCTGCCTGGCGAAGCTGCGCGACCTGCTCGCCGCCCCGACACCACGGACGGGAGGCACCTCATGA
- a CDS encoding SCO4848 family membrane protein: MIALAVVLFLNAAFNVLVWPRFHKRVATDPRARDADGKATTFLKVHAVLIAIALVLALVSVLVGIAALTGIL, encoded by the coding sequence GTGATCGCCCTCGCTGTCGTCCTCTTCCTCAACGCCGCCTTCAACGTGCTGGTGTGGCCCCGCTTTCACAAGCGCGTCGCGACCGACCCGCGGGCGCGCGATGCCGACGGCAAGGCCACGACCTTCCTCAAGGTGCACGCCGTGCTGATCGCGATCGCCCTGGTGCTCGCCCTGGTCTCGGTGCTCGTCGGCATCGCAGCCCTCACCGGCATCCTCTGA
- a CDS encoding class II fructose-bisphosphate aldolase, producing the protein MTLVSARELVTDAATRGTGIGAFNVIHLETAEGLVRASDESGLPVILQISQNCADYHGGLEPIALATLAIARRAATPVAVHLDHAERPELVDEAIALGFGSVMFDGGTLPYDENVAITAAVAERAHDAGVYIEGELGEVGGKDGAHAPGVRTDPDEARAFVAATGVDALAVAVGSSHAMTDRTASLDLDLIARLHGALDVPLVLHGSSGVADAVIADAVRAGMTKINVSTHLNGFFTRAIRSTLDADQMLVDSRKYLTPARDALAGEAARMLRLFALETVEVAG; encoded by the coding sequence GTGACCCTGGTCTCCGCCCGCGAGCTGGTGACGGATGCCGCGACGCGCGGCACCGGCATCGGCGCGTTCAACGTGATCCACCTCGAGACCGCCGAGGGGCTGGTGCGCGCCTCCGACGAGTCGGGGCTGCCGGTGATCCTGCAGATCTCGCAGAACTGCGCCGACTATCACGGCGGACTCGAGCCGATAGCGCTGGCGACCCTCGCGATCGCCCGTCGGGCCGCGACACCCGTGGCTGTGCACCTCGACCACGCCGAGCGGCCCGAGCTCGTCGACGAGGCCATCGCCCTCGGATTCGGCTCGGTGATGTTCGACGGCGGAACGCTGCCCTACGACGAGAACGTCGCGATCACCGCGGCCGTCGCCGAGCGCGCGCACGACGCGGGTGTCTACATCGAGGGCGAGCTCGGCGAGGTCGGCGGGAAGGACGGCGCTCACGCGCCGGGAGTGCGCACCGACCCCGACGAGGCGCGCGCGTTCGTCGCCGCGACGGGAGTCGACGCCCTGGCCGTGGCGGTGGGGTCGTCGCACGCGATGACCGATCGCACGGCATCCCTCGACCTCGACCTCATCGCGCGACTGCACGGCGCGCTCGACGTGCCGCTCGTGCTGCACGGCTCGTCGGGCGTCGCGGACGCCGTGATCGCCGACGCGGTGCGGGCGGGCATGACCAAGATCAACGTCTCGACCCACCTGAACGGCTTCTTCACCCGGGCGATCCGCTCGACGCTCGACGCCGACCAGATGCTCGTCGACTCTCGCAAGTACCTGACGCCTGCCCGTGACGCGCTCGCCGGCGAGGCCGCACGGATGCTGCGGCTGTTCGCCCTCGAGACCGTCGAGGTGGCGGGGTGA